The genomic interval ATGTAGTTATTCGGCTCCACCAGATGGTGTTATGTTAGCTGAAGATTGAGgagtaaactcacacactgaaggagaggggaaaccCTCCAGTCCTTTCAAAGCACAGGAATAACTGTCTGCAGAATCAAAGTAGTCTGAATAAGAAGAAGATGTTTCTGTCTGAATTTTCTGTCCGTTCTTGAACCAGATGTAGGAAGAATGATCAGGTAGACgacagctgctgtgacaaagCAGCTCTGCCTGATTATATGTGTAGACTGTTGATCTGATCACCTGAACCTGGAGATCTGGATctgtgaagaagaaacagaaatatttgttCTTTATGTGGATCTGAATCACACACAGAGATATAAACAACAATAGAACATTATGACAATCATGTAATCAATTAATCACACATCCAATTATTTCCCATTAGGATCAATATTCAGCACATTAACTTGTCATCAgatagtttaaatgtgctgttacagtttgtgttcatcagtACCTGTGACAGTCAGAGTTGTACCAGGTAAACTACTCCTCCATTCAAAGCTTCCTGCTGTGAATTTGAAGTgatactcagctgagtcgctctctctcaggtcagtgattctcagagtggagcgtcctctctctgtttcaaggACCTGAACACGACCTGCATACTGGGAGTCTTCACTAAGGTCCTCAGGCTGTGAGGGATTCTGCCACTGAAGACTACGTTCAGGACTGAACCAGAATTTAGATCTGATATATGTGTCATAACTGTTGTAAGTACAAGAAATGTCCACTGATGAGCCTTTGAAGGcacagatgcttctgtcagtGTAAGTCACTCTGTTGCATGAATGACCATGGCCacctgaaaatgaaatatttttgatgATTATTAAAACTATAGTCTTTACTGCAGTAATTCACAGCTGGTTGTATTGCTGTGGATGAGTTTGCTTCTTTTAAAAGATACATGAAGTCATGATAAAGAACATCAGCTAAAATGTTCAAAACAGCGTCACATTTGTAGTGGACCAgcctgtgtgttgtttttataattttatgcCAAAAAAGGAGTTTCCAaattctctttgtctctccctgagagaaagaggggggtggttgagatatcaaccctcaacagacagctgaagtacccaaaaggagggggtgaaaggtttgctccaCTCCCAAGTGCTGCTTGGGCAGTTTCAGCCATAAAACCTACCACCTCCGGTGAAGTTGAGATAACAGACTCTATGCatgactattaaaatgacaatattaaccttGTCCAGAGACTAACCTCACCCTGAAGCAGGCTATGAGGACCTCAGCAGCCATAAACTAAACGACCTCTAAACACTCCCAAGACCAAGAGGGCAGGGTAACCACGGTAACG from Micropterus dolomieu isolate WLL.071019.BEF.003 ecotype Adirondacks unplaced genomic scaffold, ASM2129224v1 contig_14890, whole genome shotgun sequence carries:
- the LOC123967037 gene encoding uncharacterized protein LOC123967037; its protein translation is TGFQVQVSSSQSCKIETCTWSQLKCLSSCSLRDQTSFIWYKNGQKIKEEAPSYSDYFYPADSYSCALEGHFPSPSVCGHGHSCNRVTYTDRSICAFKGSSVDISCTYNSYDTYIRSKFWFSPERSLQWQNPSQPEDLSEDSQYAGRVQVLETERGRSTLRITDLRESDSAEYHFKFTAGSFEWRSSLPGTTLTVTDPDLQVQVIRSTVYTYNQAELLCHSSCRLPDHSSYIWFKNGQKIQTETSSSYSDYFDSADSYSCALKGLEGFPSPSV